The DNA sequence CCCGCAGCGACCACCGCGCCTTCATCGCCGTAGGCTTTGTGGGCTACTTCATCTCGGTCGGCCTGCAGTTCATCGGGACGCGCCTTTCCTCGGCCCACAACGGGGCGATCCTCACCTCCGCCAGCCCGGTCTTTATCCTGCTCTTGGCCTGGCTCATGCTGGGGGAGCGCCTGACCCGCCGCAAGCTGTTCTCGGTGCTGCTGGCGAGCATCGGGGTCATCATCGTCGTGGGGTGGGACGCCACCGCCACCGGCAGCCGGGTACTGGCCGGCAATCTGGCCCTGATCGGCGCCGCCGTCACCTGGGCGCTCCTGTCGGTCCTGGCCCGGAAATTCTCGGCCAGCCTGTCCCCCCTGGTCATCACCACCGGGGCCATCTTCTGGGCCACCGTGATGACGACCCCGGCCATGGTCATCGAATGGCGCTTCCTGCCGGTCAGCGGGCTGGGTAATCCGGTGCTCTGGGGGGCGGTGCTCTACCTGGGGGTCGTTTCCACCGCAGGGGCCTTCTATCTCTGGAACAAGGGGATGAGTCTGGTGGAGGCCGGCTCCGGCTCGGTCTTCTTCTTTCTGCAGCCGGTGGTGGGGGCGCTCCTGGGGTGGCTGGTGCTGGGGGAGCATCTGTCGCTGTCGTTCTTTGCCGGGGGCGGGGTGATTCTGCTGGCGGTGCTGATCGTTTCCTGGCGCCGGGCCTGACCCCTCTTCGGCGCTTTCAACGCACTGCGGGGGAAACGGTCTGCCGTTTCCCCCGCAGTGCGAGCCATGGTCGGTAAACTTAGACCTGCTGCACTTCCTTGACGCCGGGGACCTGCTCCTTCACGGCCCGCTCGATGCCCATCTTGAGGGTCATGGTGGACATGGGGCAACTGCCGCAGGCACCTTTCAGACGCACCTTGACGACGCCGTCGTCGGTCACCTCCACCAGTTCCACATCGCCGCCATCGGCCTGCAGGCCGGGCCGCACCATGTCAAGTACCTTTTCGACTTCTGCTTTCATCGCTGTTCTCCTTTTTGGTATGTGTAATGACACAAAGTCGTGAAAACCGAATCGCCAGGGAGGCAGGATAGCGGTGCCTTTGTCCTGCATATCCCTGTAAAACCGTTTATCAGCCCTGTGTTCCCCTGCTCTCAGTGGTATCACCGCAACGGCAGCCCCGGTTCGGTCAGGTGTTCCGGCTTCATGACCGCTTCCAGCTCCGCCTCCGGCATCAGGCCGCGTTCCAGCACGATCTGCCGGATGGACGTGCCGGTCGCCACCGATTCCTTGGCCACGTCCGCCGCCGCATTGTAACCGATGTACGGGGCCAGCACCGTCACCAGCCCCAGCGAATCCTCCAGATACCGGCGGCAGCGTTCCGCGTTGGCCTCTATCCCCAGTATGCACGATTCGGTGAATTTGCGCACGCCGTTTGTGAGCAGCTCCATGGCGAACAGCACATTGTAGGCGATCAGCGGCATCATCACGTTCAATTCCAACTGCCCGGCCTGGGCCGCCAACATGACCGCCTGGTCGCACCCGATCACCTGGAAGCAGACCATGTTGACCATCTCGGCCATGGAGGGGTTGATCTTCCCCGGCATGATCGAGGAGCCGGGCTGGACCGCCGGCAGGCGGATCTCGTCCAGCCCCGTGCGCGGCCCGGAGGCGAGGAGGCGCAGGTCGTTGGCGATGCGGCCGACGGCGACCGCCGTCCCGCGCAGGGCCGCCGAGAGGGCCAGGAAGGGCTCCATGTTCTGCATGGCCTCGAACAGGTTAGCGCTGGCAATGACCGGAAAACCGGTTGCAGCGGCCAACTCCGCCACCATGCGTGTGCGGTAGTCCGGTTCGGCGTTCAGGCCGGTGCCCACGGCGGTGCCGCCGATGCCCAGTTCCAGAAGCGCCGGAAGGCAGCCCTCCACCCCCTCGCGGCTCCGGCGCACGGCCTCGGCATAGGCGCCGAACTCCTGCCCCAGGCGGATCGGCACCGCATCCTGGAGATGGGTGCGCCCCGATTTGAGGATCGGGTCGAACTCCCGTGCCTTGTCGGCCAGGGCCCTCTCCAGCCCCTCCAGTACCTCCAGCAGCGGGTCGAGCATCCTGAGCGAAGCCAGGCGGATGGCGGTGGGGATCACGTCGTTGGTGGACTGGGCCATGTTGACGTGGTCGTTGGGGTGCAGGGTGGAGAAATCGCCCCGCTGCCGCCCCAGAAGTTCCAGGGCCCGGTTGGCCAGGACCTCGTTGATGTTCATGTTGTGGGAGGTGCCGGCCCCCGCCTGGAAGGGGTCGACCACGAACTGTGCGTCGAATGCGCCCGCCAACGCCTCGTCGGCCGCCGCCACGATGGCGGTGCCGATCTCGGCGGGGAGCCTGCCGCCGGCCATGTTGGCCTTGGCCGCCGCCCTCTTGATGGCCACCGTGGCCCACACAAAGGCGGGATGGGGCTTCAGGCCGGAGATGGGGAAGTTGCGCACCGCCCGTGCCGTCTGGGCACCGTAATACGCCTCGGCGGGGATTTCCATCTCACCGAGGGTGTCTTTTTCCTTGCGTGTGGTCATAGGTGCACCCCCTTTCACGATCTCATCATCTCCTGCATATTTTACCACGCCGGAGACGGAGGAGCGCATGAAACTTCCCGTGAAGCTACTTGCGGTCACTTCTCGAATTTGATGGCTATACCTCTGACGTTGGTGCAGGTATAGGAGAAGATGTTGTAGATGGGTATGAAGCCATAGAGACTGCTGGAAACGGTGACGTTCAGCAGGGCGTCCCCCTTGCTTTGCTCCAACGCCTCGTCCACGGCTGCGGAGAACGAAGAGTTGCCGAAGGGAACAACATTCAATAGAAAGAAGCGGCACGCTTCACCTGCGGCGGGGCCGATCTCTTTATACTGCTGTCCGTTTCTCAGCAGGGCGCCGGGGTCACCCATGCTTTTGGTAACCATGCCCAGATTGCCCACTGAGGTACACCCGGCACACAACATCACGACCGCCAGCAAGATCCACAACCTCTTCATCATCTCCCCTTCGTGCTTATGAGTTTCATCCCGCACCAGGCAATGCCTGGCAAAGGGTTCAGGCAATCACGATCCTGGCAAACCTGCGCTTGCCGATCTGGACGATGTACTCGCCGGCGCTGGCCAGTTCCAGGTTGGTGTCGCTGACCTTTTCGCCGTTCAGCTTGACCCCCCCCTGGTCGATGGAACGCCTCCCCTCGCCGTTGGACTTGGTGAGCCCCGCCTCGGTCATGGCCTTGGCCAGGAGCACCGGGCCGTCGGCCAGGGGGTAGCCGACCTGGGGCATGTCGTCCGGGATCTCGTTCTCCTTGAAGCGTTTGACGAAATTTTCCTCCGCGGCCTCGCCGGCCCCGGCACCGTGGAAACGGGAGACGATCTCGCGCCCCAGGGCCTTCTTGGCCGCCATGGGGTGGACGGAATGATCCTTCAGCCCGGCCTTCAGTCGTTCCAGTTCGGCCAGCGGCATGTCGGAGAGCAGTTCGTAGTAGCGCAGCATCAGGTCGTCGGAGATGGACATGACCTTGCCGAAGATCTCGTCGGGGGCCTCGCTGATGCCGATGTAGTTGCCCAGGGACTTGGACATCTTGTTGACCCCGTCCAGCCCTTCCAAAAGCGGCATGGTCAGGATGCACTGGGGCGGCTGGCCCCACTCCCGCTGCAGTTCACGCCCCATGAGCAGGTTGAACTTCTGGTCGGTGCCCCCCAGCTCCACGTCCGAGTGGAGCGCCACCGAATCGTACCCCTGGATCAAGGGGTAGAGGAACTCGTGGATGCTGATCGGCTGCTGACTGGTGAAGCGCTTGTTGAAGTCGTCCCGCTCCAGCATGCGGGCCACGGTATATTTGGAGGCCAGGCCGATCATGCCGCCGGCGTCCAGGTTGTTGAGCCACTCGGAGTTGAAGACGACCCTGGTCTTCTCCGGGTCGAGGATCTTGAAGACCTGCTCCTTGTAGGTTTCGGCGTTCCTGAGCACATCTTCGCGGGTCAGAACCTTGCGGGTCACGGATTTGCCGGTGGGGTCGCCGATCATGCCGGTGAAGTCGCCGATGAGGAAGTTGACCTCGTGCCCCAGTCGCTGGAACTGGCGCAGCTTCTGGATCAACACGGTATGGCCCAGATGGAGGTCCGGGGCGGTCGGGTCGAACCCGGCCTTGATCTTCAGGGGAACACCGCTTTTGAGGGACTTCTCCAGCTTTTCTTCCAGTTCCTTTTCAACAAGGATTTCCACGGCGCCGCGCTTGATGACGGCCATCTGCTCTGCTACGGACATATCTCTGACTCCCGGTATGGATAGAATTCTAGAATCTTTAGAATCTGCCACAGAGACACAGAGACACGGAGGGACATAGAGAAAAAACAAAAGAAATAAAATTTGGTAAAAGCCCTGAGTTCGTGATCTTAATGCTTTTCTCTGTGTCTCCGTGTCTCTGTGGCGGACTTTTTGTTTGTATCAGTAGTACTCGGGCCGGCGATCATTGAAGCAGGGTATCTGGGCTCGCCAGTCCGCCATGGCCTGCATGTCCAGGGAGGCAACGATTTCACCCTCACCGTCGCCCGCCTCGGCCAGGATCTCACCCTTGGGGTCAATGACCATACTCATGCCGAAGAGCTCCAGTTTGCCGATGGGGCCGCAGGCGTTGCAGGCCACCACGAAGAGCTGGTTTTCGATGGCCCGGGCGCGGAGCAGGGTGCGCCAGTGTTCCTCCCGGGGGCGGGGCCACTGGGCCGGAATGCAGATCACTTGAGCCCCTTCCACGGCCAGCCGGCGGGAAAGCTCGGGGAACCGCAGGTCGTAGCAGATGATCACGCCGACCTTGCCTACGGAGGTCTCGGCCACCAGCCAGCGGTTGCCGCCGGAAAAGGCGCGATCCTCCCCCAAAAGGGAGAAGAGGTGGATCTTGCGGTAGACCCCGGCCAGGGTGCCGTTGTCGGCCAGGAACACGGTGTTGAACACCTTGTCCCCGCCCGGCTCGGGCATGCTGCCGACGATCACCAGGTTCAGCTCCCGCGACAGGGCCAACAACTCCTCCACGATCCCGGCGGTGCGCTGGGCCAGTTCGTTGAGGCTCTTGTAGGCGAAGCCGCTGGACCACATCTCCGGCAGCACGGCCAGGTCGGCCCCTTGCGCGGCGGCGCGCCTCAGAGCCTCCCGGACCTGGGCCAGGTTGGCGTCCACTGCACCCTGTTTGACGTTGAACTGAATGGCGGCTGCCCGGATCACGCTCATGGGTTTCTACCTCACCTCGTCAACGGGGAATTCAGGTAGGCATTGATGATGTCCGTGTAGATCTCCCGGGGTTTGCTGGTGCCGTCGCTGGGGGCGACCATGCCTTCCCGCTCCATCATCTCGATGATGCGCGCAGCCCGGTTGTAGCCGATGCGCAGACGGCGCTGGACCATGGAGATGCTGGCCTGCTTGGTCTCGGCCACCAGCCGCAGGGCATCCTCCCAGCGTTCGTCCTGCTCCTCGTCATCACCGTCGCTCCCCTTCTCGTCCGGATCCTTCATCTCCAGGATGGATTTCTCGTAGACCGGCTTGCCCTGCTTCTTGAGAAAATCCACCACCCGCTGGACCTCGGCGTCGGAGACGAAGGCGCCGTGGATGCGTTGCAGCCTGGAGGTCCCGGGCGGCATGTAGAGCATGTCGCCGGCCCCCAAAAGGCTCTCGGCCCCGTTGCAGTCCAGGATGGTGCGCGAATCGACCTTGGACGACACCTGGAAGGAGATACGCGACGGCAGGTTGGCCTTGATCAGACCGGTGATGACGTCCACCGACGGGCGCTGGGTCGCCAGGATCAGGTGAATGCCCGAGGCGCGGGCCTTCTGGGCCAGGCGGGCAATATGCTCCTCCACCTCGCGGCCGGCCACCATCATCAGGTCGGCCAACTCGTCCACGATGACCACGATGTAGGGGAGGTGGCTGTGCTCCAGCTCCTCCTCGGCGTCCACCGTAAAGGGGATCGGATCGACGGCCGCCTCACCCTCCTGGACGATCTCCTCCAAATCCTCGATGATCTCGGCTTCGGGGATGGCGCTCAACTCTTCCTGCTCCTGGGCTTCGCCGGCCAGCTTCTTGTTGTAGGACTCGATGTTGCGCACGCCCTTGTCGGCCATCAGTTTGTAGCGGCGCTCCATCTCGTTGACCGCCCACTTCAGGGCCAGGGAGGCCTTCTTGGGCTCGGTCACCACCGGCAGCAGCAGGTGGGGGATGCCCTCGTACATGGAGAATTCCAGCATCTTGGGATCGACCATGATCATGCGCACATCCTGAGGCGTGGCGGTGTAGAGCAGGGAGAGGATCATGGTGTTGATGGAGACCGATTTGCCCGATCCGGTGGAGCCGGCCACCAGCAGGTGCGGCGCCTTGCCCAGGTCCGTGACCACCGGCATGCCGGCGATGTCCTTGCCCAGGGCCAGGGGGAGCTTCATCTTGTTGTGGTGGAACTCCTCGCAGTTGAAGATCTCCCGCAGGAAAACCATGTCCCGATCGCGGTTCGGGACCTCGATCCCCACCACCCCCTTGCCGGGAATGGGGGCCACGATACGGATCGACATGGCCTGCAACGCCATGGTAAGGTCATCGGACAGTCCGGCGATCCGGCTGATCTTGATGCCGGGGGCGGGGGAAAACTCGTACATGGTGATGACCGGCCCGGGACAGATCTCCACCACCTCGCCGTCGATGCCGTAGTCCTTGAGTTTCTTTTCCAAAAGCCGGGCGTTCATGGTCAGGGCGTCCCGGTCCAGCTTCTTCTCGGTGACCGGGGGATTGTCCAGCAGGGAGAAGGGTGGGGTGAGGAAGTCGCCGTCGGCCTTGATGAACTCGAAGGATTCCTGGACCGAGGCGCTCTTTTCGGCTTCCTTTTTCCTGGCCTTCTCTTTTTTGAACACATTGGCCTGGACCGGCGGCGGGGTGGCCGGTTTGATGACCGGCCCGGCCGCTGCCGCGGCAACCGGCATCCCCTCCTGCTTGGCCTTTTCCCGCTGGCGCTCCTTGAGCCCGTGGGCGCGGCGTTCCTGCCAGGCGAGCCATTTGTGCTTGATGGTCTCCAGCCACCACCCGGCAAAGAGGATGAAGGAGAAGCGCGACAGGATCATGATCGAGGCCGCCAGGAGCGGCAGCAGGAGGAGCATGGAGCCGGTTACGCCGACCGTTGCCCGGAGCTGGCGGGCGACGATCACCCCCACGGCGCCGCCGGTGGGGACCTGCTGGCCCAGGAACATGGTCTTGTCCCGGAAGAAGGCGAACAGGACGGAAAGGGTGAGCATCAGCCCGAAAAACGCCAGAAGCTTGTAGGAACGCAGGCGGATCTCTTTGAAGCGGAACAGGGTGTAGGCCATGTACAGGAGGGCCAGGGGGACCAGGTAGGAGGCCAGGCCGAAGCAGATGAAGAACAGGTCGGCCACCTGGGCGCCCAGACGCCCCCCCAGGTTATGGACGGTACCCTCGTTGGAGTAGCTGTTGAAGGAGACGTCGCCGGCGTTGAAGGTCACAAACGCCAGCAGGATGAAGACGCCGACCGTGGCGAGCGCCATCCCCTGCAGTTCTTTGGTAAGTTTTTCTTTTCTTTGTTCTGCCATGGGGTCTATAGACTCAAATTCGCAATCAGGTAATGATGAAATCGGGTCATATTACCTGCAATCCGGGGGGAGAGGCAAAGGAAAAAATGGAGCCGGGCCGCAAAAGGAGTTTATTTGACCTTTGTCATGTAAGATTCCGGGATAAGGGGGCATGATGACAACCATGGAAGCGCTTACGAAGCAGCAGAAAAAGGATATCAGGCTGATCGGCAGGTTTGTGGAGGTCTACTGCGCCGACAAGCACGGAGCCGGAGAACGTTCGCTGTTCGGCCTTCCGGCAGGGTTGGGAGAGCACGCCCTGTGCGCCGAATGCGCCGAATTCATGGCCTATGCCGTCGCCCGGCGGTTGAAGTGCCCCCTGGAGGCGGAGAAGCCGACCTGCAAGCGGTGCCGGATTCATTGTTACAATGAGGCGAACCGGGCGAAGGTGAGGGAGATCATGGCCTACTCCGGGAAGAAGCTGCTGTTGCGGGGGCGGCTGGATTATGTGTGGCATTACTTGTTCTGAGATCGAGAATCAAAACCTGCCGCAGAGACGCGGAGACACAAAGGAACTCAGAGATAAAGCTTGAGTCAAAAATTTACGGGGAAAAAGGAGAAAAACATGTTGAGAAAGATCGTAAAGATAGACCAGGACAAATGTGACGGCTGCGGGTTGTGCGTTCCCTCGTGCGCCGAAGGGGCCATAAAGATCGTTGGCGGCAAGGCGGTGCTTTCGGCCGAGAACCTGTGCGACGGCCTGGGGGCCTGCCTGGGCGAGTGCCCGCGTGGCGCCATTACCGTCGAGGAGCGGGAGGCCGACGAATTTGACGAAGCGGCCGTTGAGCGGCATCTTGTCGCCGAGGGTAAGCCCGTTCCCGGCCATCATCACGCCGCCCCGGCACCTGCCCAGCATCACCACCACGGCGGCGGTTGCCCCGGTTCCCGCGCCATGAGCTTCGCCCGCCCGCAGGCGGCGGCCGCTTCGGAACCCACCGGCAGCCGCCAGAGCCAACTGGCCCAGTGGCCGGTGCAGCTGCACCTGGTCTCCACCAGCGCCCCCTATTTCCAGGGCGCCGACCTGCTGATCACGGCCGACTGCGTGCCGGTGGCCTATGCCGGCTACCACGAGGATTTCCTCAAGGGGCGCGCCGTTGTCATGGGCTGCCCCAAACTGGACGACAACCAGTTCTACCAGCAGAAGCTGACCGAGCTCTTTATCCGTTCCGATATCAAGAGCGTCACGGTGCTGAAGATGGAGGTGCCCTGCTGCGGGGGGATCGCCGCGGCTGCCCGGCAGGCCGTTGCCGCCAGCGGCAAGCAGATACCCTACAACGAGGTTACCATCGGCATTCAGGGGCAGATCAAGAAATAGGATTCCGTTGCGGGGGTGTTCCAACAAGGCTTTTATTGCTGACAGACGCTGCAAGTTTGAGTTAGTATACAAAATTTGCATCATTGGAATTCAGTAATAAAACACCCTGGAGCACCCCCGTGAGGCAACGGTCCGCACTTACCATCACGCAGTTCAAGACACGCGTCAGGCTTATCGTCGGGCTGCTGCTGGTGGTTGTTATCGCTATCTCGGCCTGGCAGATGGCTTCCGAACGCCACGCCATCGTCAATGCCGCCGAAAAACAGTCCGAGGGGTATGTCCGCGCCCTCGGAGAACACGCCGGCAGCGCCTTTGCCGAGGCGGACCGCGCCTTGCAGGATATCGTCGGCGAGATCGATCAGCGGGGGGGGATGGAGCGGGTCGATCAACGCACCCTGTTCCACCTCATCAGGCGCCAGGGAGGCGATACCCCCCAGATCGGCGCGATCTTCATCGTCAACCGCAGCGGGGTCATGACGGTCAATTCCCTGGAGTTCCCTTCCCGGCAGATCAACGTTGCCGACCGGGACTATTACCTCTCCGGCAGGGGCAACCCCCGCGCCGGGCTCTTTTTCAGCAGGCCGCTCGTGAGCCGGTTGAGCAATTGCTGGCGTTTCACCATGACACGGCCGCTCGTCGCGGCGGACGGCAGCTTCTCCGGGCTGGTGGCGGCGGCTTTCGAGATCGATTACTTCCATCGCTTTTATACCTCGACGAGCCTCGGGCCGCGGGGCAAGGTGCTTCTGGTCCGAACCGACGGGGCGCCGCTGGTGAACGAGCCGTTTGCCGAAAACGCCTATACGACCGACTTCCGACAGTCCGCTCTCTTCCGACGCTATCTGCCCCATGCCCCGGCAGGAACCTTCCGCGGCTCTCAGAGCCCCCAGGATACCACCCCCCGCATTATTTCATACTATCGGATCTCCCGCTTTCCCGTCGTGGCTGTCGTCTCCCTGCACCAGGGCGACTTCCTGGATTCCTGGCGGCAGAAAGCCGTTTTTCAGGCAACCATCCTGGCGGGCCTCAGCCTGACCATCCTCTTGCTGATGCACCTGTTGCTGAACTACCTCGACCGCCTGCACGGGGCGCAGAACTCCCTGCGGGAGGAGCGGGAACTGGTTCGGCTCAAGGCGGCGCAAATCGATGCCGCCAACGACGCGATCCTGTTGACGGATCGCGAGGGGCATCTGCTGCACGTCAACACGACCCTGTGCCACATGACCGGTTTTACCCAGGACGAACTGCGGCACAAGAACCTCCGTGACCTGCAGACCCGGGAATTTGCGGCCTGTACGGATGCCCACACCACCGCGGCCCTGGAACGCGGAGAGGCGGTCTTCGAGTCGGCCTACCTTGCCAAAGGTGGAACGGTCCTGCCGGTGGAAATCCATGCCCGGGCCATGACGGATGACGGGAAGGGCCTGATCCTGAGCATCGTCAGGGATATCAGCGAGCGCAAGCGCAACGAGTTGCGCGAGCATACCAGGCTGCGCATCCTGGAAGAGATGGCGACCGGCGCCGGTCTGGCGGACATCCTGCTCCACATTGTCGGCTTTGTGGAGCAGGAGTGCAGAGGCGCGCTCTGCTCCATACTCCTCTTGGATGAGGACGAACAACACCTCCGCCGTGGCGTCGCCCCGAGCCTTCCCGATTCCTATAACCGGGCCGTTGACGGGCAGCGGCCCGGTCAGTGGCTGCTCTCCGGCGGGGCGGATGGCCGCCGATACCGGCGGATGATCGTGGACGATTTGGCGGCACACCCCTCGTGGAGAGACTTCATCCCCGCCCGGGAAGCGGGCCTGCGCGCCTGTTGGGCGGAACCGGTGTTTTCGTCGGAGGATGAGTTGCTCGGCACCGTTGCCATGTACTACCGGGAGCCACGGACACCGGATCAATTCGAGATCCAGATGATCGAGACCGCCGCGCATCTCGCCAGCATCGCCATCGGACGCTTCAAGATCGAGGAACGGCGGAACCATCTTGAGGTGCAACTGCACCATGTGCAGAAGATCGAGGCCATCGGGCAGTTGGCCGGCGGGATCGCCCATGACTTCAACAACCTCCTGACCCCCATACTCGTCTATGCCGAAATGATGCAGAACAAACTGGCCAAGGACGACCCCCAGAGGGGCAAGACCCAGGGGATTATCTCGGCGGCCTGCAAGGCGCGGGATCTGACCCAGCAGCTTCTCAGCTTCGGGCGCAAGCAGATGCTCACGATCCAGCCGGTGGACCTGAACGGGATCGTCCGCATGTTCCAGGATATCCTGCGCCGCACCATTCGGGAGAGTGTCTCCATCGATATCCGCCTGGCGCCGGGAAAGGTCGTCGCCCTGGCGGATCGCGGCCAGATCGAGCAGGTCCTGCTCAATCTGGCGGTCAATGCCCAGGATGCGATTACGGGGAACGGCACCATCATCGTCGAAACCGGCCATGTGGTGCTGGACAGCGAATATGCCCGCCTGCATCCCGGCATGCGGCCCGGTCCCTATGCCTTGCTGGCCTTCAGCGACAATGGCTGCGGCATGGATGACGAAACCCTGGTGCACATCTTCGAGCCGTTCTTCACCACCAAGCAGGTGGGGCATGGGACAGGGCTCGGCCTGGCCACGGTCTACGGCATCATCAAGCAGCATGAAGGGTATATCACCGTGAGAAGCGGCAGTGGGGAAGGGACGACCTTCTGCCTCTATCTGCCGCTCGGCCACCATGAAACGGCCGCAAAGGAGCTGGAACCCGCTGCACCGACGGCGGCGCCCGGCACGCCCCGCGGCGGGAGCATCATGGTTGTGGAGGACAACGACATGGTCCGGGAGATGACGGTGGAACTGCTGGAGTCATCGGGCTATCGCGTGCTTGTGGCGGACCATCCCGCCGCGGCCCGGGAACTCGCCCGGCAGCACAGGACCGTCATCGACCTGCTGGTAACCGATGTGGTCATGCCGGAGATGAACGGCAGGGAGCTGTACGGCTGTTTGCATGAATCCCTGCCCAAGCTCAGGGTGCTGTATATTTCCGGTTACGCCAATGAGCTCTTTGTCCACGACGGGATGCTCGAAGAGGGCATTGATTTTCTCCAGAAGCCGTTCACGGCGGAACGCTTTCTGGAACGGGTCAGGCAGGCGTTGGAGTGATTAAGCCGCCGTTCCTGTTTCAGGGGGGCACGCGGATGAACCGCCGTCCTTGCATGGGGGGCTTCCCATGAAGATATTCCGGGGTATCCCCTCCCGCCATGGGTCTGGTGTGGTATACTTGCCGGCAATGATATCCCACCTGCCGGGAGCGAGACCATGAACCCACGAATCGAGATCATACGGGGAGACCTCACGCATATGGCCGTGGACGCCATTGTCAATGCCGCCAACAACACCCTGCTGGGCGGCGGCGGGGTCGACGGCGCCATCCATCGGGCGGCCGGGCCGGAACTGATGGCGGAATGCGCCGGCCTGGGGGGCTGCGAGACCGGGGATGCCAAGATTACCAGGGGCTACCGGCTGGCTGCGCGCCATGTCATCCATACCGTTGGCCCGGTCTGGCGCGGCGGCGCCCAGGGAGAACCGGATCTTCTGCGAAGCGCCTATAGGCGCTGTTTTGAGGTGGCCGCAAAGAGCGGGCTGGCGAGCATCGCGTTTCCGGCCATCAGTTGCGGGGTGTACGGCTACCCCATGGGGGCTGCGGCCCTGATCGCGCTGGCGGCGGCAAAGGAGGCCGCGGCGTGCGATCCCGCGCTGGAGCGGGTCGTCTTCGTCGTGTATAACGACGAGGCGCTGCAGGTCTATCGGCAGGCGGCCGCGGCCCTGAAACTGGAAACGGATTGAGGGGGGAGCGCTACTGGGGAGGTTCCTTGTCTTCCGAGATGCTGGTCCGCCAGTTGAAGGCGTCCAGTTGGGCGGTCAGCAGGGTTGCGATGGGGATGCCGCAGGTTTCGGTCAGGTTGGTGACTTCGCCGAAGTTGGTCTGTTCCAGGGTCTCGGCCAGGGCCAGAAGGCCACCCAGCTTCCCCTCGCGGTTGATCAGCGCCGCGGAGATTTCGTCGTTCAACTGCAATTCGCGCACTACCCCCTCCACGGAGGTCTCGAAAAGCACATCGACCAGCGACAGGATGCCGAGCATGAAGGCCGCCTCCACCTGTTCGCTGCCCCGGGGCAGGTGGTAACGCTCCATGACCAGGTACTCCAGCAGGCGTCCCCGAACGGCGGCCATCTCCAGCAGGGGGTTGTCGACCCCGCGGCTGTCGGCGCTGGCAAAGATGGCCAGTTGAACCCAGCGGCGCAGCTTGCCGAGCCCGAGCAGCATGATGGCGTGCCGCAGGCTCTTGATCTTCTCCCGCAGCCCCAGATGCACCGAATTTACCAGTTTCAGCAGGTTGTACGACAATTCCGGGTGGTCCCTGAATACCTCCTCGATCTTGCCGAAATCCGTTTCGCTCTTAAGGTAGCCGAGCAGCCGCAGCATAGCCATCTTGGAAGGTTCGAGCCCTTTGCGCTTGAGCACCACCGGCCGTTCGAAGAAGTACCCCTGGAAGAGCTCGAAGCCCAGCTCGAGGCAGTCCTGAAACTGCTCCTGGGTTTCTATCCGTTCCGCCAGGAGCGTGAGGGGAAACTGGCGGAGCGCGGCGACGGCCTCGTGCAGGACGACGGGATCGGTCTCCAGGAGGTCGATCTTGACGATGTCCACGAAGCTATACAGATCGTGGTGGTCCGGGGAATAGATGTGGTCGTCCAGGGCGATGCGGAAGTTCTTGGCCTTGAGTTCGCTGCAGCGCTCCTTGACCGCGCCGGTCAGTTCCACCGACTCGAGCAGCTCCAGGATGGTTTGCTTGGGAGGCAGGACTTCGACCATGTCCGAGAAGAGCACATCGTGGGTGACGTTGATGAAGCCATCCTTGTCCCCCAGCACATTGCGGAAGCCGAAGTTGGCCATGGCGCTGGATATGACGCT is a window from the Oryzomonas sagensis genome containing:
- a CDS encoding DMT family transporter — translated: MHTSERQTMRGYCALAAAASIWGGMYVVSKYTLDFIPPFTLLWLRYVTAFITLYPLAARRQTAPLTRSDHRAFIAVGFVGYFISVGLQFIGTRLSSAHNGAILTSASPVFILLLAWLMLGERLTRRKLFSVLLASIGVIIVVGWDATATGSRVLAGNLALIGAAVTWALLSVLARKFSASLSPLVITTGAIFWATVMTTPAMVIEWRFLPVSGLGNPVLWGAVLYLGVVSTAGAFYLWNKGMSLVEAGSGSVFFFLQPVVGALLGWLVLGEHLSLSFFAGGGVILLAVLIVSWRRA
- a CDS encoding NifU family protein, which gives rise to MKAEVEKVLDMVRPGLQADGGDVELVEVTDDGVVKVRLKGACGSCPMSTMTLKMGIERAVKEQVPGVKEVQQV
- a CDS encoding aspartate ammonia-lyase; amino-acid sequence: MTTRKEKDTLGEMEIPAEAYYGAQTARAVRNFPISGLKPHPAFVWATVAIKRAAAKANMAGGRLPAEIGTAIVAAADEALAGAFDAQFVVDPFQAGAGTSHNMNINEVLANRALELLGRQRGDFSTLHPNDHVNMAQSTNDVIPTAIRLASLRMLDPLLEVLEGLERALADKAREFDPILKSGRTHLQDAVPIRLGQEFGAYAEAVRRSREGVEGCLPALLELGIGGTAVGTGLNAEPDYRTRMVAELAAATGFPVIASANLFEAMQNMEPFLALSAALRGTAVAVGRIANDLRLLASGPRTGLDEIRLPAVQPGSSIMPGKINPSMAEMVNMVCFQVIGCDQAVMLAAQAGQLELNVMMPLIAYNVLFAMELLTNGVRKFTESCILGIEANAERCRRYLEDSLGLVTVLAPYIGYNAAADVAKESVATGTSIRQIVLERGLMPEAELEAVMKPEHLTEPGLPLR
- the tyrS gene encoding tyrosine--tRNA ligase codes for the protein MSVAEQMAVIKRGAVEILVEKELEEKLEKSLKSGVPLKIKAGFDPTAPDLHLGHTVLIQKLRQFQRLGHEVNFLIGDFTGMIGDPTGKSVTRKVLTREDVLRNAETYKEQVFKILDPEKTRVVFNSEWLNNLDAGGMIGLASKYTVARMLERDDFNKRFTSQQPISIHEFLYPLIQGYDSVALHSDVELGGTDQKFNLLMGRELQREWGQPPQCILTMPLLEGLDGVNKMSKSLGNYIGISEAPDEIFGKVMSISDDLMLRYYELLSDMPLAELERLKAGLKDHSVHPMAAKKALGREIVSRFHGAGAGEAAEENFVKRFKENEIPDDMPQVGYPLADGPVLLAKAMTEAGLTKSNGEGRRSIDQGGVKLNGEKVSDTNLELASAGEYIVQIGKRRFARIVIA
- a CDS encoding carbon-nitrogen family hydrolase, with protein sequence MSVIRAAAIQFNVKQGAVDANLAQVREALRRAAAQGADLAVLPEMWSSGFAYKSLNELAQRTAGIVEELLALSRELNLVIVGSMPEPGGDKVFNTVFLADNGTLAGVYRKIHLFSLLGEDRAFSGGNRWLVAETSVGKVGVIICYDLRFPELSRRLAVEGAQVICIPAQWPRPREEHWRTLLRARAIENQLFVVACNACGPIGKLELFGMSMVIDPKGEILAEAGDGEGEIVASLDMQAMADWRAQIPCFNDRRPEYY